The Polaribacter sp. Q13 sequence ATAATTAGAGGAAATAAAAATGAATTACCTGTCGTGGAAGCTAATTTATAGCAATCTGCTTTACCAGGCAATTTTACGGTGTAATCTTTAATATCTATATAAAATTTTTTTCGCATTTATATTTGCTGCACACTCAAAGGTTTGTTTAATTATATTATTAATATTTAAAGTGTTTGCATTAGGTTTTAAGTTGGTTTTGTTGATGAGACCATATACTCCAAGTAAATCATCAACAACTATATTCTTTTGAGACTGATCTAGGTCAGTCACTTTAATATAAAGCATTTGTAAATTTGGGCAATAAAATTTTTCGAAATGGACAATTTAAAATATTATGAAAGTAAAAAGGAATTTGATGTATTTGTGGCAAGTACTTTTTCCGATTTAAAGAAGTACAAACAAGAAAACAAACAAGCAGATTTTAATAGCTTATTATTAACAGATTTATATGAAGTAAAGCACTACATTATTAAAAGATTAAGTACCGCCTTAACCAAAGGAAATTTACCTCAAGGAAAATATAAAGCGGATGATTTTATTAATCGATTATTTATAGAAGTTTATGACCATATTGATGAGGTTGAAAGTGAGAAACAATTATATCCTTGGTTATTTAAAAAAGCCAATGACTTATTAGATGATAAAATTGACGAAGAAGAGTTTGATGATTTCTTTCTTAAAAATATTGATACTTACACGCAATCTGAGTGGGATGAAATGGAAGAAAAATTTAGTACAGATGGTGGTGGAGATTTATTGATGATTGAAGAATTAGATGATATGTCTTACAACCATAATGACTATACATTAAACCATGTATTTATAGAAGATGACGAAAAAGATTGGATTGAAAAGATTGACAGAGATTTAAGTGCTAAAGACATTGAAAATCAAATTGCATTAGTACTACATCATTTACCTTTAGAAATACGAACCGTTTTTCAATTGTCTACTTTTAAACACTTAGAGTTGTTTGAAATAGCTCAAATAAGAAACATAACTACAGAAGATGTGAAATTACATTTAACTACTGCAAAAAAAGCACTTAAACTTAGTTTTATCAATAGATATCCTTTAAAATAAAAAATAGTTTTGTACGATGAACGACAAGGATTATTATAAAATATTAGGCTGTACTAAGAATACACACTTTTTTAAACGATTTTAAATTCTTAAAAAAAATTGTGTTTAATTATATAAAAAGTTTAAAAAAGTAAAAATCTATTCATGTAGATTTATTTGCAGAATGATATGGTTCTTGTAAAAAGGAATTGGTT is a genomic window containing:
- a CDS encoding sigma-70 family RNA polymerase sigma factor, which translates into the protein MDNLKYYESKKEFDVFVASTFSDLKKYKQENKQADFNSLLLTDLYEVKHYIIKRLSTALTKGNLPQGKYKADDFINRLFIEVYDHIDEVESEKQLYPWLFKKANDLLDDKIDEEEFDDFFLKNIDTYTQSEWDEMEEKFSTDGGGDLLMIEELDDMSYNHNDYTLNHVFIEDDEKDWIEKIDRDLSAKDIENQIALVLHHLPLEIRTVFQLSTFKHLELFEIAQIRNITTEDVKLHLTTAKKALKLSFINRYPLK